CAGCCGAAAACTGCACCGCAAAGCCATATTCATCTACCGCAATCCCGCTCTGTTCTCGGATGTAGAAAGAGCGTGGGCGATCTTCATCATGTCGCATCAGAGCTACTGCTCCATTTTAGACAGCACCTGGGCTTGCGGGAAAACGGAGAACACTACGGAAAGAAAATTCCACAGGAAAAAAATCGCTCTTGCAAAAGATTTGGCAAAGCGATTGGAGAGCGTGCAAATCGAATGCCGCGATGCAATAGAAGTGATTCAAACGAGAGACACCAGAGATTCTTTCTTTTATCTTGATCCGCCTTACTTTAATTCCGACATGGGGCATTATGGAGGATACAGGGAAGAGGACTTTGAAAAACTACTGCAGGCGCTTTCTAAAATAAAAGGGAAGTTTCTTCTCTCGTCTTATCCTTCAGAACTGCTGAAAAAATATGCGAGGAAAAACAGATGGTTCACGAAAACCATAAATACAAATCTCTCTGTACAGGGCGCGAAGAAGAAAAGGAAGGTGGAGGTGCTGACGGGGAATTATGTACTAAAAAATATACAGCAAATATTTTTGCATTAACTTCGCTATGAATGTACACTTATATTTCAATTCCTAAATAACCAGTAAAATGAGCGCTATGATAAAAAAGGAAATTATTACAACACCAGA
This window of the Bacteroidota bacterium genome carries:
- a CDS encoding DNA adenine methylase, translated to MKPPLTYYGGKQRMVQHILPLIPKHKLYCEPFFGGGAVFFAKEPSGIEVINDTNGELINFYKVVKTKFSKLKKEIVSSLHSRKLHRKAIFIYRNPALFSDVERAWAIFIMSHQSYCSILDSTWACGKTENTTERKFHRKKIALAKDLAKRLESVQIECRDAIEVIQTRDTRDSFFYLDPPYFNSDMGHYGGYREEDFEKLLQALSKIKGKFLLSSYPSELLKKYARKNRWFTKTINTNLSVQGAKKKRKVEVLTGNYVLKNIQQIFLH